One genomic window of Roseateles sp. DAIF2 includes the following:
- a CDS encoding ABC transporter substrate-binding protein: MRRRETLSAMAGLALAPAWAQAQERRRIVLGQSCPLTGPAAQLGLQMQAGAKLYFDALNAAGGINGLTVELKTLDDGYEPERCKANTEKFIAEEVLTLFGYVGTPTSLAALPLVNQHKLPFFAPLTGAEALRDPANRWAFHLRASYDDETALIVKQLTQLGLNKIGVFHQNDAYGKAGLDGVQQALLARKLAPHGVATVERNSVNVAAAVKTLVAAAPEAIVLVSAYKSCAAFIREARKAGFGGVFYNLSFVGTQALSDELGKEALGVVVSQVMPYPFGANATGVVAEYQAAVQRAGGDLKPNYTGIEGYLAAKVLSEGLRRMGGRPGRDALVGALESMGNYNAGGFAVKFAPGKHEASGFVELSMLTGDGKVRR, encoded by the coding sequence ATGCGCAGACGCGAAACCCTGAGCGCCATGGCCGGCCTGGCCCTGGCACCCGCCTGGGCCCAGGCCCAGGAGCGCCGCCGCATCGTGCTGGGCCAGTCCTGCCCGCTGACCGGCCCGGCCGCCCAGTTGGGCCTGCAGATGCAGGCCGGCGCCAAGCTCTACTTCGACGCGCTCAATGCCGCCGGCGGCATCAACGGGCTGACGGTCGAGCTGAAGACCCTGGACGACGGCTACGAGCCCGAGCGCTGCAAGGCCAATACCGAGAAGTTCATCGCCGAGGAGGTGCTGACCCTGTTCGGCTATGTCGGCACGCCCACCTCGCTGGCCGCGCTGCCGCTGGTCAACCAGCACAAGCTGCCCTTCTTCGCGCCGCTGACCGGCGCCGAGGCGCTGCGCGATCCGGCCAATCGCTGGGCCTTCCATCTGCGCGCCTCCTACGACGACGAGACCGCGCTGATCGTCAAGCAGCTGACCCAGCTGGGTCTGAACAAGATCGGCGTGTTCCACCAAAACGATGCCTACGGCAAGGCCGGGCTGGACGGCGTGCAGCAGGCCCTGCTGGCGCGCAAGCTGGCGCCGCATGGTGTCGCGACGGTGGAGCGCAACAGCGTCAACGTGGCCGCCGCGGTCAAGACCCTGGTCGCGGCCGCCCCGGAGGCGATCGTGCTGGTCAGCGCCTACAAGAGCTGCGCCGCCTTCATCCGCGAGGCGCGCAAGGCCGGCTTCGGCGGCGTGTTCTACAACCTGTCCTTCGTCGGCACGCAGGCGCTGTCGGACGAGCTGGGCAAGGAGGCGCTGGGCGTCGTGGTCAGCCAGGTCATGCCCTACCCCTTCGGCGCCAACGCCACCGGCGTCGTCGCCGAGTATCAGGCCGCGGTGCAGCGCGCCGGCGGCGATCTGAAGCCCAACTACACCGGCATCGAGGGCTACCTGGCCGCCAAGGTGCTCAGCGAGGGCCTGCGCCGCATGGGCGGCCGCCCCGGCCGCGACGCGCTGGTCGGCGCGCTGGAATCGATGGGCAACTACAACGCCGGCGGCTTCGCGGTGAAGTTCGCGCCGGGCAAGCATGAGGCCTCCGGCTTCGTCGAACTGTCGATGCTGACCGGCGACGGCAAGGTCCGTCGCTAG
- a CDS encoding M20 aminoacylase family protein → MKLIDSILADAHSIATLRRDIHAHPELCFEEERTADLIARALTEWGIPVHRGLGKTGVVGIVKNGTSERAVGLRADIDALPMTEHNQFAHASKHPGKMHACGHDGHTAMLLAAAKHLAQHRNFDGTVYLVFQPAEEGGGGAREMIKDGLFDKFPMEAMFGAHNWPGMAAGQFAVRSGPVFASSNEFKITIRGKGSHAALPHNGVDPVPVACQMVQAFQTIITRNKRPIDAGVISVTMIHTGEATNVVPDSCEIQGTVRTFTIEVLDLIERRMKQIAEATAQAFEATVEFEFHRNYPPTINHPKETEFVRTLLSDVVGAANVQEFEPTMGAEDFSFFLLEKPGCYFLIGNGDGTHREGGHGMGPCMLHNPSYDFNDELIPLGGSMWVRMAEAWLNSPKP, encoded by the coding sequence ATGAAGCTGATCGATTCCATCCTGGCCGATGCGCACAGCATCGCCACCCTGCGACGAGACATCCACGCCCATCCGGAGCTGTGTTTCGAGGAGGAACGCACCGCCGACCTGATCGCCCGTGCGCTGACCGAATGGGGTATTCCCGTACACCGCGGCCTGGGCAAGACCGGCGTGGTGGGCATCGTCAAGAACGGCACGTCGGAGCGCGCGGTGGGCCTGCGCGCCGACATCGACGCGCTGCCGATGACCGAGCACAACCAGTTCGCGCATGCCAGCAAGCACCCCGGCAAGATGCACGCCTGCGGCCATGACGGCCACACCGCGATGCTGCTGGCCGCGGCCAAGCATCTGGCCCAGCACCGCAACTTCGACGGCACCGTCTATCTGGTGTTCCAGCCGGCCGAGGAAGGCGGTGGCGGCGCGCGCGAGATGATCAAGGACGGCCTGTTCGACAAGTTCCCGATGGAGGCCATGTTCGGCGCCCACAACTGGCCCGGCATGGCGGCCGGCCAGTTCGCCGTGCGCAGCGGCCCGGTGTTCGCCTCCAGCAACGAGTTCAAGATCACGATCCGCGGCAAGGGCTCGCATGCCGCGCTGCCGCACAACGGCGTCGACCCGGTGCCGGTGGCCTGCCAGATGGTGCAGGCCTTCCAGACCATCATCACCCGCAACAAGCGCCCGATCGACGCCGGCGTGATCTCGGTGACGATGATCCACACCGGCGAGGCCACCAATGTGGTGCCGGACAGCTGTGAGATCCAGGGCACGGTGCGCACCTTCACGATCGAGGTGCTGGACCTGATCGAACGCCGCATGAAGCAAATAGCGGAAGCGACCGCCCAGGCCTTCGAGGCCACGGTCGAGTTCGAGTTCCACCGCAACTACCCGCCGACGATCAACCATCCGAAGGAAACCGAGTTCGTGCGCACGCTGCTGTCCGACGTGGTCGGTGCGGCCAATGTGCAGGAGTTCGAGCCGACCATGGGCGCCGAGGACTTCAGCTTCTTCCTGCTGGAAAAGCCCGGCTGCTATTTCCTGATCGGCAACGGCGACGGCACGCACCGCGAGGGCGGCCATGGCATGGGCCCCTGCATGCTGCACAACCCCAGCTACGACTTCAACGACGAGCTGATCCCGCTGGGCGGCTCGATGTGGGTGCGCATGGCCGAGGCCTGGCTGAACAGCCCCAAGCCCTGA
- a CDS encoding M14 family metallopeptidase, with protein sequence MSASDFFAQSYAEARQKFLAAVEAAGLDAEPHWHPLLGRDGERLALDIVVEGDPRAERLLILSSACHGVEGFCGSGVQTALLRDAGWHAALREAGVAVLYLHALNPHGFSWWRRVTQEGVDLNRNFLDFTHHQPLPANPGYDEIAGALVPQQWPPSAANEAQLAAYAARHGERALQTAITGGQYAHELGLFYGGHAPTWSNVTLRHVLEEHGRHARQIAWIDLHTGLGPTGHGERIFACRDDAAALARARAWWGAEVTSIYDGSSSSALLQGLMWNAIFDACPQAEYTGIALEYGTLPLPQMIEALRADHWLEAHPEAPPAQAAQIKRQIRDAFYVDTDDWKRQIVEQAFTAARQALAGLSAPRG encoded by the coding sequence ATGTCTGCGTCCGACTTCTTTGCGCAGAGCTACGCCGAGGCGCGGCAGAAGTTCCTCGCCGCGGTCGAGGCCGCCGGCCTGGACGCCGAGCCGCATTGGCATCCGCTCTTGGGCCGCGACGGCGAGCGCCTGGCGCTGGACATCGTCGTCGAGGGCGATCCGCGGGCCGAGCGGCTGCTGATCCTCAGCAGCGCCTGCCATGGCGTCGAGGGCTTTTGCGGCTCCGGCGTGCAGACCGCGCTGCTGCGCGACGCCGGCTGGCATGCGGCGCTGCGCGAGGCCGGCGTCGCGGTGCTGTACCTGCATGCGCTGAACCCGCATGGCTTCTCCTGGTGGCGCCGCGTCACCCAGGAGGGCGTGGACCTGAATCGCAATTTCCTGGACTTCACCCACCACCAACCCCTACCGGCCAACCCCGGCTACGACGAGATCGCCGGCGCGCTGGTCCCGCAGCAATGGCCGCCCAGCGCGGCCAACGAGGCGCAGCTGGCGGCCTATGCGGCCCGCCATGGCGAGCGCGCGCTGCAGACCGCGATCACCGGCGGGCAGTACGCCCATGAGCTGGGTCTGTTCTACGGCGGCCATGCGCCGACCTGGAGCAATGTGACCCTGCGCCATGTGCTCGAGGAGCATGGTCGCCATGCGCGACAGATCGCCTGGATCGACCTGCACACCGGCCTCGGGCCGACGGGCCATGGCGAGCGCATCTTCGCCTGCCGCGACGACGCGGCGGCGCTGGCCCGCGCGCGCGCCTGGTGGGGCGCCGAGGTGACCTCGATCTACGACGGCAGCTCCAGCTCCGCGCTGTTGCAGGGCCTGATGTGGAACGCGATCTTCGACGCCTGCCCGCAGGCCGAATACACCGGCATCGCGCTGGAGTACGGCACCCTGCCGCTGCCACAGATGATCGAGGCGCTGCGCGCCGACCATTGGCTGGAGGCCCATCCCGAGGCGCCGCCCGCGCAGGCGGCGCAGATCAAGCGCCAGATCCGCGACGCCTTCTATGTCGACACCGATGACTGGAAGCGCCAGATCGTCGAGCAGGCCTTTACGGCCGCCCGCCAGGCGCTGGCCGGCCTGAGCGCGCCGCGCGGCTGA
- a CDS encoding SGNH/GDSL hydrolase family protein: MRHPTRLILLARRLTSALCAGTLLGLSAGAAANTLTQNVSWTIDRAGTSTKYRVVAYGDSIYAGYNGSALNAAKYAAPTVDAEYLSARWNADIENVRRAKSGAVASDIYNNKIVAEKSYMQAASTRVVTFEMCGNDGLQARSAFKSQTGTCNYTALNNAVASCKTYVAAAMDFINANAYAGTKLKVISNLHYPGYAADNVQSSCKDASTGATVNLQSLFLPRLATMNYWMCEFARQKGFQCADSFAQYMGADYDSNGDGQVDAEALRYVAGESEAAYVARLSTTLRATIRDANSKFVSATSSYDYIQSDDTHPTYTGGTVTAGLFGGTTGSGAPRYPTIGNGKNPIWNQYGHERMGWAISVFNPAAP; this comes from the coding sequence ATGAGACACCCCACCCGGCTCATCCTCTTGGCGCGACGGCTGACCTCGGCCCTGTGCGCCGGCACGTTGCTCGGCCTGAGCGCCGGCGCCGCGGCCAACACCCTGACCCAGAACGTGTCCTGGACCATCGACCGCGCCGGCACCAGCACCAAGTACCGCGTCGTGGCCTATGGCGACTCGATCTACGCCGGCTACAACGGCTCCGCCCTGAACGCCGCCAAGTACGCGGCGCCCACGGTGGATGCCGAGTACCTGTCGGCGCGCTGGAACGCCGACATCGAGAACGTGCGTCGCGCCAAGTCCGGCGCCGTCGCCTCGGACATCTACAACAACAAGATCGTCGCCGAGAAGTCCTATATGCAGGCCGCGTCGACGCGGGTGGTCACCTTCGAAATGTGCGGCAACGACGGCCTGCAGGCGCGCTCCGCCTTCAAGAGCCAGACCGGCACCTGCAACTACACCGCCCTGAACAACGCGGTGGCCAGCTGCAAGACCTATGTCGCGGCCGCGATGGACTTCATCAATGCCAATGCCTATGCCGGCACCAAGCTCAAGGTGATCTCCAATCTGCATTACCCCGGCTACGCGGCCGACAATGTGCAGAGCTCCTGCAAGGACGCGAGCACCGGCGCCACGGTGAACCTGCAGTCGCTGTTCCTGCCCAGGCTGGCGACGATGAACTACTGGATGTGCGAGTTCGCGCGCCAGAAGGGTTTTCAATGCGCCGACAGCTTCGCGCAGTACATGGGCGCCGACTACGACAGCAATGGCGACGGCCAGGTCGACGCCGAGGCCCTGCGCTATGTGGCGGGTGAGAGCGAGGCGGCCTATGTCGCGCGCCTGAGCACGACCCTGCGCGCGACGATCCGCGATGCCAACAGCAAGTTCGTCTCGGCCACCAGCAGCTATGACTACATCCAGTCCGACGACACCCATCCGACCTACACCGGCGGCACGGTGACGGCCGGCCTGTTCGGCGGCACGACCGGCAGCGGCGCGCCGCGCTACCCCACTATCGGCAACGGCAAGAACCCGATCTGGAATCAGTACGGTCATGAGCGCATGGGCTGGGCCATCTCCGTCTTCAACCCGGCGGCCCCCTAG
- the lnt gene encoding apolipoprotein N-acyltransferase has protein sequence MSPPTPVWPRLRDSRWTAVLASSLLIAAFARGGWAWPLGFVMLLPWLRALDAERGWRGSLLSAWALSVGYTAAVFAWLGGGIGAYTQIGAPAGLALLLLAAPLFQPQILVFALVRHLIGRRLGPLPGGLAACLAWLSAEWLLPRLLDDTLGYGLHPATLLRQAADLGGASGLTLALLLGNEALSAALRRHGHAGGWRAAVLPLAGAAALPALLAAYGALALARLPAPDSGPLLRLGLVQSNIADYERLRREQGAGAVVREVLDLHYAMSHDAVERQRADAVLWAETVYPTTFGRPKSEAGAEFDREILSVVEAAGRPFVFGTYERDAQGREYNSAAFVAPGRGLLGHYRKTRPFPLTEHVPAWLDGPRLRALLPWAGNWQPGDGARVFPLLLADGREVPVLPLICLDALDAGLAIDGARLGARAILTLSNDAWFSSSAQGPALHQAAAAFRSIETRLPQFRVTSTGYSGLIDASGEIHAATRWGERALAVGALPVGEPPPTLMRRWGDWVGPLASALLALLLLGLLIRALQRRVVAEAPVSARAATLPVDLALLPGPARWAAAALRVGARAGLLWMIWAILFGEGPVQSNTLAQLRSFVALFLVPEAAAWCLLRAYAARLELDAAAGLLRFTRGGRQLSLPLAQLAGVRPWRLPLPGAGASLRLSDGHDWRYGLACADPWALAQALRAVGGPSAPATPAQGLALYLRSRPSPSPGGLGRPWVKYLVFPFLLALPAFRLHQHIAYGSGLGEYYSFGLAAYLKGFSLWWAAWAMAVALSAAALRLLVELALLGGALLRPGRLAPLRTWAERLALAALYLGLPGWLLLRALS, from the coding sequence TTGAGCCCGCCGACGCCCGTCTGGCCGCGGCTGCGCGACAGCCGCTGGACGGCCGTGCTGGCCAGCAGCCTGCTGATCGCGGCCTTCGCGCGCGGCGGCTGGGCCTGGCCGCTGGGCTTCGTGATGCTGCTGCCCTGGCTGCGCGCGCTGGATGCCGAGCGCGGCTGGCGCGGCAGCCTGCTGAGCGCCTGGGCCCTATCGGTGGGCTATACCGCCGCGGTGTTCGCCTGGCTGGGCGGTGGCATCGGCGCCTATACGCAGATCGGCGCCCCGGCGGGCCTGGCCCTGCTGCTGCTGGCCGCGCCGCTGTTCCAGCCGCAGATCCTCGTCTTCGCCCTGGTGCGGCATCTGATTGGCCGCCGGCTGGGCCCGCTGCCGGGCGGCCTCGCGGCCTGCCTGGCCTGGCTCAGCGCCGAATGGCTGCTGCCGCGCCTGCTGGACGACACGCTGGGCTATGGCCTGCATCCCGCGACCCTGCTGCGCCAGGCGGCCGACCTGGGCGGCGCCAGCGGCCTGACCCTGGCCCTGCTGCTCGGCAACGAGGCCCTGAGCGCCGCGCTGCGGCGCCACGGCCACGCGGGCGGCTGGCGCGCCGCCGTCCTGCCGCTGGCCGGCGCTGCGGCCCTGCCCGCGCTGCTGGCGGCCTATGGCGCGCTGGCGCTGGCGCGCCTGCCGGCCCCCGACAGCGGCCCGCTGCTGCGCCTGGGCCTGGTGCAATCCAACATCGCCGACTACGAGCGGCTGCGGCGCGAGCAGGGCGCCGGCGCGGTGGTGCGCGAGGTGCTGGACCTGCATTACGCGATGAGCCACGACGCGGTGGAGCGCCAGCGGGCCGACGCGGTGCTGTGGGCCGAGACCGTCTATCCCACCACCTTCGGGCGGCCGAAGAGCGAGGCCGGCGCCGAGTTCGACCGCGAGATTCTCTCGGTCGTCGAGGCGGCCGGCCGGCCCTTCGTCTTCGGCACCTACGAGCGCGACGCGCAGGGCCGCGAATACAACAGCGCCGCCTTCGTCGCGCCGGGCCGCGGCCTGCTGGGCCATTACCGCAAGACCCGACCCTTCCCGCTGACCGAGCATGTGCCGGCCTGGCTGGACGGGCCGCGCCTGCGCGCCCTGCTGCCCTGGGCCGGCAACTGGCAGCCCGGCGACGGCGCGCGGGTCTTCCCGCTGCTGCTGGCCGATGGCCGCGAGGTGCCGGTGCTGCCGCTGATCTGCCTGGACGCGCTGGACGCCGGCCTGGCGATCGATGGCGCCAGGCTGGGCGCGCGGGCCATCCTGACTCTGTCCAACGACGCCTGGTTCAGCAGCAGCGCGCAGGGCCCGGCCCTGCACCAGGCCGCGGCGGCCTTTCGCAGCATCGAGACCCGGCTGCCGCAGTTCCGCGTCACCAGCACCGGCTACAGCGGGCTGATCGACGCCAGCGGCGAGATCCACGCCGCCACGCGCTGGGGCGAGCGCGCCCTGGCCGTCGGCGCGCTGCCGGTGGGCGAGCCGCCGCCGACCCTGATGCGGCGCTGGGGCGACTGGGTCGGACCGCTGGCGAGCGCCCTGCTGGCGCTGCTGCTCTTGGGGCTCCTGATCCGGGCGCTGCAGCGCCGCGTGGTGGCTGAAGCCCCGGTATCGGCTCGCGCCGCCACGCTGCCGGTCGATCTCGCGCTGCTGCCCGGGCCCGCGCGCTGGGCGGCGGCGGCCCTGCGCGTCGGCGCGCGCGCCGGCCTGCTGTGGATGATCTGGGCCATCCTCTTCGGCGAGGGCCCGGTCCAGAGCAACACGCTGGCGCAGCTGCGCAGCTTCGTCGCGCTCTTTCTCGTGCCGGAGGCGGCCGCCTGGTGCCTGCTGCGCGCCTATGCGGCGCGGCTGGAGCTCGATGCCGCCGCCGGGCTGCTGCGCTTCACGCGCGGCGGGCGACAGCTGAGCCTGCCGCTGGCCCAACTGGCCGGCGTGCGGCCCTGGCGGCTGCCGCTGCCCGGCGCGGGCGCCAGCCTGCGGCTGAGCGACGGCCACGACTGGCGCTATGGCCTGGCCTGCGCCGACCCCTGGGCCCTGGCGCAGGCCCTGCGGGCGGTCGGCGGCCCGAGCGCCCCCGCCACGCCGGCGCAGGGCCTGGCGCTGTACCTGCGGTCACGCCCCTCTCCGTCGCCCGGCGGCCTGGGCCGCCCCTGGGTCAAGTACCTCGTGTTCCCGTTCCTGCTGGCCCTGCCCGCCTTCCGGCTGCATCAGCACATCGCCTACGGCAGCGGCCTGGGCGAGTACTACAGCTTCGGCCTCGCCGCCTATCTGAAGGGCTTCTCGCTGTGGTGGGCGGCCTGGGCCATGGCCGTGGCCCTGAGCGCCGCGGCGCTGCGCCTGCTGGTGGAGCTGGCGCTGCTGGGCGGCGCGCTGCTGCGGCCCGGGCGGCTCGCCCCGCTGCGGACCTGGGCCGAGCGGCTGGCCCTGGCCGCGCTCTACCTGGGCCTGCCCGGCTGGCTGCTGCTGCGCGCGCTGAGTTGA
- a CDS encoding DUF1415 domain-containing protein, whose product MTPDKQSPLDKTRIQADTQHWLEKAVIGLNLCPFAKSVHVNQRLRYVVSEAMTPEELLQELARELLFLRRADPDEIETTLVIHPLVLQDFLDFNDFLGAADALVEDLELDGELQIANFHPDYQFGGTEPEDISNYTNRSPYPTLHLLRETSIERAVETMPDTDAIFENNIATLEKLGLEGWKALGLK is encoded by the coding sequence ATGACCCCCGATAAGCAATCCCCCCTGGACAAGACCCGGATCCAGGCCGACACCCAGCATTGGCTGGAGAAGGCCGTGATCGGCCTGAACCTCTGCCCCTTCGCCAAGAGCGTGCATGTCAACCAGCGCCTGCGCTATGTGGTGAGCGAGGCCATGACGCCCGAGGAGCTGCTGCAGGAGCTGGCCCGCGAGCTGCTGTTCCTGCGCCGCGCCGACCCGGACGAGATCGAGACCACCCTGGTGATCCACCCGCTGGTGCTGCAGGACTTCCTGGACTTCAACGATTTCCTCGGCGCCGCCGACGCCCTGGTCGAGGACCTGGAGCTGGACGGCGAGCTGCAGATCGCCAACTTCCATCCCGACTACCAGTTCGGGGGCACCGAGCCCGAGGACATCAGCAACTACACCAATCGCTCGCCCTATCCGACCCTGCATCTGCTGCGCGAGACCAGCATCGAGCGCGCGGTCGAGACCATGCCGGACACCGACGCGATCTTCGAGAACAACATCGCGACCCTGGAGAAGCTCGGCCTGGAAGGCTGGAAGGCGCTCGGCCTCAAGTAG
- a CDS encoding cysteine hydrolase family protein, whose amino-acid sequence MKTALLLIDIQESFRHRPYWDETELPAFLARTNALIDGARSRGLPIVRILHSDGPEQADNAFALASGLVRPLQGLADYAPAAEFIKHRHSALVGTGLAVWLHQQGIQRLIIAGIRTEQCCETTTRHASDEGWEVDYVTEATLTFAMRHADGELLSPAALKLRTETVLQDRFAEICSVERALARAGGDTGVHVRN is encoded by the coding sequence ATGAAAACCGCCCTGCTGCTGATCGACATCCAGGAATCCTTCCGCCACCGCCCCTACTGGGACGAGACCGAGCTGCCCGCCTTCCTGGCGCGCACCAATGCGCTGATCGACGGCGCCCGCTCGCGCGGCCTGCCGATCGTGCGCATCCTGCACAGCGACGGCCCCGAGCAGGCCGACAACGCCTTCGCGCTGGCCAGCGGCCTGGTTCGCCCGCTGCAGGGCCTGGCCGACTACGCGCCGGCGGCCGAATTCATCAAGCATCGCCACAGCGCCCTGGTCGGCACCGGCCTGGCCGTCTGGCTGCACCAGCAGGGCATCCAGCGCCTGATCATCGCCGGCATCCGCACCGAGCAATGCTGCGAGACCACCACCCGCCATGCCAGCGACGAGGGCTGGGAAGTCGACTATGTGACCGAGGCGACCCTGACCTTCGCGATGCGCCATGCAGACGGCGAGCTGCTGAGCCCGGCGGCGCTGAAACTGCGCACGGAGACCGTGCTGCAGGACCGCTTCGCCGAGATCTGCAGCGTCGAGCGGGCGCTGGCGCGCGCCGGCGGCGATACTGGAGTGCATGTCCGCAATTGA
- a CDS encoding GlxA family transcriptional regulator — protein MSAIDVLLLVEPHALLLDLAGPAEAFRLANQALCARGRPEAFRLRFIAASPGCASSVGLALSGLEPLPNALAPDSWLLLVGCRSALPGEARPDSAALADALRLRRWLAAQGRALLDGGRGRLLSICSGALLAAEAGLLDGRRCTTHHELLDALRAAAPRAQVVDNRVFVFDGPLASSAGITAGIDLALHLIAERCGAALAAGVAQVMVVYLRRGGNDPELSPMLAHRHHLHPALHRVQDAICADPAADWSLARMAAAAHVTPRHLSRLFASHAGVTPLHYLQAIRLERAGQARAQGQSASQAALQAGFSSDQQLRRARRRHAV, from the coding sequence ATGTCCGCAATTGACGTCCTGCTGCTGGTCGAGCCGCATGCGCTGCTGCTCGATCTGGCCGGGCCGGCCGAGGCCTTCCGGCTTGCCAACCAGGCCCTGTGCGCCCGCGGCAGGCCCGAGGCTTTTCGGCTGCGCTTCATCGCGGCCAGCCCCGGCTGCGCCAGCTCGGTGGGCCTGGCGCTGAGCGGCCTGGAGCCGCTGCCCAACGCCCTGGCGCCCGACAGCTGGCTGCTGCTGGTCGGCTGCCGCAGCGCGCTGCCGGGCGAGGCCCGGCCGGACAGCGCCGCGCTGGCCGATGCGCTGCGCCTGCGCCGCTGGCTGGCGGCCCAGGGCCGCGCGCTGCTGGACGGCGGCCGGGGCCGGCTGCTGAGCATCTGCTCCGGCGCCCTGCTGGCGGCCGAGGCCGGCCTGCTGGACGGGCGCCGCTGCACCACCCACCATGAGCTGCTCGATGCGCTGCGCGCCGCCGCGCCGCGCGCCCAGGTGGTGGACAACCGCGTCTTCGTGTTCGACGGCCCGCTCGCCAGCAGCGCCGGCATCACCGCCGGCATCGACCTGGCCCTGCACCTGATCGCCGAGCGCTGCGGCGCCGCGCTGGCCGCCGGCGTGGCCCAGGTGATGGTGGTCTACCTGCGCCGCGGCGGCAACGATCCCGAGCTCTCGCCGATGCTGGCGCATCGACACCATCTGCACCCGGCCCTGCACCGAGTGCAGGACGCGATCTGCGCCGACCCCGCCGCGGACTGGAGCCTGGCGCGCATGGCCGCCGCCGCCCATGTCACGCCGCGGCACCTGAGCCGGCTGTTCGCCAGCCATGCCGGCGTCACGCCGCTGCACTATCTGCAGGCGATCCGGCTGGAGCGCGCCGGCCAGGCCCGCGCCCAGGGCCAGAGCGCCAGCCAGGCGGCGCTGCAGGCCGGCTTCAGCTCGGACCAGCAACTGCGCCGCGCGCGGCGCCGCCATGCGGTTTGA
- a CDS encoding TetR/AcrR family transcriptional regulator, which translates to MDPKPSRKEQTRERILETAARAIRRGGYQGVGVADIMKEAGLTHGGFYAHFESRDAMLAAALERAGHDGAERIGRAMAQRQAQGADPLRALVESYLHESTLASQENGCPVAALASEMPRQSELVREASARRVAGLIARVRQVLPTAAPAGRAEAIASQLVGALQLARALGDNEAGRALLAANREALLAQRES; encoded by the coding sequence ATGGACCCCAAGCCCAGCCGCAAGGAGCAGACCCGGGAGCGCATCCTGGAAACCGCCGCCCGCGCGATCCGCCGCGGTGGCTACCAGGGCGTCGGCGTGGCCGACATCATGAAGGAGGCCGGCCTGACCCATGGCGGCTTCTATGCCCATTTCGAGTCGCGCGACGCGATGCTGGCCGCGGCGCTGGAGCGCGCCGGTCACGACGGCGCCGAACGGATCGGCCGGGCGATGGCGCAACGCCAGGCCCAGGGCGCCGATCCGCTACGTGCGCTGGTCGAGTCCTATCTGCATGAGAGCACCCTGGCCTCGCAGGAGAACGGCTGCCCAGTCGCCGCGCTGGCCTCCGAGATGCCGCGCCAGTCCGAGTTGGTGCGCGAGGCCTCGGCGCGGCGCGTCGCCGGCCTGATCGCGCGGGTGCGCCAGGTCCTGCCGACCGCCGCCCCGGCCGGCCGCGCCGAGGCCATCGCCAGCCAGTTGGTCGGTGCGCTGCAGCTGGCCCGCGCCCTGGGCGACAACGAGGCCGGCCGCGCACTGCTGGCCGCCAACCGCGAGGCCCTGCTGGCCCAGCGCGAGTCCTGA
- a CDS encoding SDR family oxidoreductase, translated as MKNLQDATLLITGANRGIGLALAREALARGAKKVYAAARDPDSITLPGVVPVRLDVTRDEDVARVAAQYADVNLLINNAGVAETGGFLAPDAIESARRQLEVNYFGPLRLARAFAPVLAAQGGGALVNVLSIASWISGPLLAAYASTKSATWSMTNALRQELAAQGTLVTGLHMGFVDTDLTQGIDAPKTTPQAIAAALFDGLAAGATEILGDEVTRQVKQGLSAGVYLQALPR; from the coding sequence ATGAAGAACCTGCAAGACGCCACCCTGCTGATCACCGGCGCCAACCGCGGCATCGGCCTGGCCCTGGCCCGCGAGGCGCTGGCCCGCGGTGCGAAGAAGGTCTATGCCGCCGCGCGCGATCCGGACAGCATCACCCTGCCCGGTGTCGTGCCGGTGCGGCTGGACGTGACGCGCGACGAAGACGTGGCCCGTGTCGCAGCGCAGTACGCCGACGTGAACCTGCTGATCAACAACGCCGGCGTCGCCGAGACCGGCGGCTTCCTGGCGCCGGACGCGATCGAGTCCGCGCGGCGCCAGCTGGAGGTCAACTACTTCGGCCCGCTGCGCCTGGCACGCGCCTTCGCGCCGGTGCTGGCCGCGCAGGGCGGCGGAGCCCTGGTCAATGTGCTGTCGATCGCCAGCTGGATCAGCGGCCCGCTGCTGGCCGCCTACGCCTCGACCAAGTCCGCCACCTGGTCGATGACCAATGCGCTGCGCCAGGAGCTGGCGGCCCAGGGCACCCTGGTGACCGGCCTGCACATGGGCTTCGTCGACACGGACCTGACCCAGGGCATCGACGCGCCGAAAACCACGCCGCAGGCGATCGCCGCCGCGCTGTTCGACGGCCTGGCTGCCGGCGCGACCGAGATCCTCGGCGACGAGGTGACGCGCCAGGTCAAGCAGGGCCTGTCGGCCGGCGTCTACCTGCAGGCCCTGCCGCGCTGA